Proteins from a genomic interval of Ramlibacter algicola:
- a CDS encoding PP2C family protein-serine/threonine phosphatase codes for MSTKGYRLTAATGIHKGDREYQQDQVALLSHPRITGCVLGVVADGMGGRSGGRKASDQVMMTAKQLFERYSPDHDDASHLLKQIVDEAHLVIKLTAISSEQEPHSTVAAFLINPSGDCHWVHAGDSRIYYFHGGSLVKRTLDHSYVQTLVDAGQITEEEANVHPQSNILMGCLGAEDEPPATLHYVQQLRPGDVLMACSDGVWHYFSHNELGSVLSSLSPREASEFLIEKARSRGRGGGDNLSLVIVKLEPLA; via the coding sequence ATGTCCACCAAAGGCTACCGGCTCACCGCCGCCACCGGCATCCACAAGGGTGACCGCGAATACCAGCAGGACCAGGTGGCGCTGCTGAGCCACCCGCGCATCACCGGCTGCGTGCTCGGCGTCGTCGCCGACGGCATGGGCGGCCGCAGCGGCGGCCGCAAGGCGTCCGACCAGGTGATGATGACGGCCAAGCAGCTGTTCGAGCGCTACTCGCCCGACCACGACGACGCGTCACACCTGCTCAAGCAGATCGTCGACGAGGCGCACCTCGTCATCAAGCTGACGGCCATCTCGTCGGAGCAGGAGCCGCACAGCACCGTCGCCGCGTTCCTCATCAACCCCAGCGGCGACTGCCACTGGGTGCACGCCGGCGATTCGCGCATCTACTACTTCCACGGCGGCAGCCTGGTCAAGCGCACGCTGGACCATTCCTACGTGCAGACGCTGGTCGACGCCGGCCAGATCACGGAGGAAGAAGCCAACGTGCACCCGCAGTCCAACATCCTCATGGGCTGCCTGGGCGCCGAGGACGAGCCGCCGGCGACGTTGCACTACGTGCAGCAGTTGCGCCCGGGCGACGTGCTGATGGCGTGCAGCGACGGGGTGTGGCACTACTTCAGCCACAACGAGCTCGGCTCGGTGCTTTCGTCGTTGTCGCCGCGCGAAGCGAGCGAGTTCCTGATCGAGAAGGCGCGCTCCCGCGGCCGTGGGGGCGGCGACAACCTGTCGCTGGTGATCGTGAAGTTGGAGCCGCTGGCGTAA
- a CDS encoding DUF465 domain-containing protein → MDSNLHSPERQLIELRMEHADLDALIDRVGSESPADELMLRRLKKRRLQLRDQIARLEQVLDPKEPA, encoded by the coding sequence GTGGATTCCAACCTGCATTCGCCCGAGCGGCAGCTCATCGAGCTGCGGATGGAGCACGCCGACCTCGACGCGCTCATCGACCGCGTCGGCAGCGAGTCCCCCGCCGACGAATTGATGCTGCGGCGCCTCAAGAAGCGGCGGCTGCAGCTGCGCGACCAGATCGCGCGGCTGGAGCAGGTGCTCGACCCCAAAGAACCCGCGTGA
- a CDS encoding ATP-dependent DNA helicase produces the protein MALAVAATVEEGGALVVEAGTGVGKTFAYLVPALLSGERVLLSTATKTLQDQLFGRDLPRLVEALGLPVRTALLKGRASYLCLHRLDQARHDVMAGDRAVAATLARVEQWSHGTKSGDLAELPGLDERSPVIPLVTSTRDNCLGSQCPKFRQCHVNLARRDALAADVVVINHHLFFADLAVRESGMAELLPTVRVAIFDEAHQLNETGVQFLGAQLGTSQLLDFTRDMLAAGLQLARGLVDWQGTAAACERAARELRLVVGRSGPGRLRWAGGAPDGIEPSGWQQALDAVHDACAQAAEALAMVSEIAPDFPRLQERARLLADRAERFATKCEADCVRWLDVGTQVRLMESPLDIAHTMRTRLLKEGEGGRAWVFTSATLGDDARLSWFTEPCGLQEAQVLRVGSPFDYPRQAALYVPRDLPKPNEPTHPQAVARLAAIAAKRLGGRTMVLTTTLRSLRAIGDDLQLRFPAGAGLEILVQGQWPKRRLIERFREGDSQGGAGCVLVASASFWEGVDVPGDALQLVVIDKLPFPPPNDPVVEARSQRLEAQGRSPFNDYFVPEAAVALKQGAGRLIRRESDRGALVVCDPRMATMGYGRRLLAALPPMRRLEGADDFAAALDALRDAAAVD, from the coding sequence ATGGCGCTGGCCGTCGCCGCCACCGTGGAGGAGGGCGGCGCGCTGGTCGTCGAGGCCGGCACCGGCGTCGGCAAGACCTTCGCGTACCTCGTGCCCGCGCTGCTCTCGGGCGAGCGCGTGCTGCTGTCCACCGCCACCAAGACGCTGCAGGACCAGCTGTTCGGCCGCGACCTCCCGCGGCTGGTGGAAGCGCTCGGCCTGCCGGTGCGCACCGCGCTGCTCAAGGGCCGCGCCAGCTACCTGTGCCTGCACCGCCTCGACCAGGCGCGGCACGACGTGATGGCCGGTGACCGTGCCGTCGCCGCGACGCTGGCGCGCGTCGAGCAGTGGTCGCATGGCACCAAGTCCGGCGACCTCGCGGAATTGCCCGGCCTGGACGAACGCTCGCCGGTGATCCCGCTCGTCACGTCGACGCGCGACAACTGCCTCGGCTCGCAGTGCCCGAAGTTCCGCCAGTGCCACGTCAACCTGGCGCGGCGCGACGCACTGGCCGCCGACGTCGTCGTCATCAACCACCACCTGTTCTTCGCCGACCTCGCGGTGCGCGAGTCCGGCATGGCCGAACTGCTGCCCACCGTGCGCGTGGCCATCTTCGACGAAGCGCACCAGCTCAATGAGACGGGCGTGCAGTTCCTCGGCGCGCAGCTGGGCACGTCGCAGTTGCTCGACTTCACGCGCGACATGCTCGCGGCCGGCCTGCAGCTTGCGCGCGGGCTGGTCGACTGGCAGGGCACCGCGGCGGCCTGCGAACGCGCGGCGCGCGAGTTGCGGCTCGTCGTCGGTCGCTCCGGGCCGGGCCGCCTGCGCTGGGCCGGCGGGGCACCGGATGGCATCGAGCCCTCGGGGTGGCAGCAGGCGCTGGACGCCGTGCACGACGCGTGCGCGCAGGCGGCCGAAGCGCTCGCCATGGTCAGCGAGATCGCGCCGGACTTCCCGCGCCTGCAGGAGCGCGCGCGCCTGCTGGCCGATCGCGCCGAGCGCTTCGCGACGAAGTGCGAGGCCGACTGCGTGCGCTGGCTCGACGTCGGCACGCAGGTGCGGCTGATGGAATCGCCGCTGGACATCGCGCACACCATGCGCACCCGGCTGCTCAAGGAAGGCGAGGGCGGCCGCGCCTGGGTCTTCACCTCGGCGACGCTGGGCGACGACGCGCGCCTGTCCTGGTTCACCGAGCCCTGCGGCCTGCAGGAAGCGCAGGTGCTGCGCGTGGGCAGCCCGTTCGACTACCCGCGGCAGGCGGCGCTGTACGTGCCACGCGACCTGCCCAAGCCGAACGAGCCCACGCACCCACAGGCGGTCGCACGGCTGGCCGCCATCGCGGCGAAGCGCCTGGGTGGCCGGACGATGGTGCTGACGACGACGCTGCGGTCGCTGCGCGCGATCGGCGACGACCTGCAGCTCCGGTTCCCGGCCGGCGCCGGTCTCGAGATCCTCGTGCAGGGCCAATGGCCCAAGCGGCGGCTGATCGAGCGGTTCCGAGAAGGCGATTCGCAAGGCGGCGCGGGGTGCGTGCTGGTCGCGTCGGCGTCGTTCTGGGAAGGCGTCGACGTGCCCGGCGACGCGCTGCAGCTGGTCGTCATCGACAAGCTGCCTTTCCCGCCGCCGAACGACCCCGTGGTGGAAGCGCGCTCACAGCGGCTCGAGGCGCAGGGCCGCAGCCCGTTCAACGACTATTTCGTGCCGGAGGCGGCGGTGGCCCTGAAGCAGGGGGCGGGTCGCCTGATCCGCCGCGAGAGCGACCGGGGCGCGCTCGTGGTGTGCGACCCGCGCATGGCGACGATGGGATACGGCCGCCGGCTGCTGGCGGCGCTGCCGCCGATGCGGCGGCTGGAAGGCGCGGATGATTTCGCGGCGGCGCTGGACGCTTTGCGCGACGCCGCCGCGGTGGACTAG
- a CDS encoding outer membrane protein assembly factor BamD — protein sequence MLRAKLSVVALAALLLAACSSEPRDEKGAALSPNKLYADARDELAANSWDKAIPLLERLEGRAAGTPLAQQAQLEKAYAQYRSQEPAQAIATLDRFMKLHPASPALDYALYLKGIVNFNDNLGLLAWIASQDLSERDQKAAKESFEAFKELSTRFPESKYTPDARARMTYIVNSLAQYEVHVARYYYRRGAYVAAVNRAQAALNDYQEVPASEEALAILMRSYEALGMTQLRDDSRRVLEKTYPQSVYLTGGEKPTEKSAWWKFW from the coding sequence ATGCTTCGTGCCAAATTATCCGTCGTCGCCCTCGCGGCGCTGCTGCTCGCGGCCTGCTCCTCCGAGCCGCGCGACGAGAAGGGTGCGGCGCTGAGCCCGAACAAGCTGTACGCCGACGCACGCGACGAACTGGCGGCGAACTCCTGGGACAAGGCCATCCCGCTGCTGGAGCGCCTCGAAGGCCGCGCCGCCGGCACCCCGCTCGCGCAGCAGGCGCAGCTGGAAAAGGCCTACGCGCAGTACCGCTCGCAGGAGCCGGCCCAGGCCATCGCGACGCTGGACCGCTTCATGAAGCTGCACCCCGCGAGCCCGGCGCTGGACTACGCGCTGTACCTCAAGGGGATCGTGAACTTCAATGACAACCTGGGCCTCCTCGCGTGGATCGCCAGCCAGGACCTGTCGGAGCGCGACCAGAAGGCCGCCAAGGAATCGTTCGAGGCCTTCAAGGAACTGTCGACGCGCTTCCCCGAGTCCAAGTACACGCCGGACGCCCGCGCGCGCATGACGTACATCGTCAACTCGCTGGCGCAGTACGAGGTGCACGTGGCCCGCTACTACTACCGCCGCGGCGCCTACGTGGCGGCGGTCAACCGCGCGCAGGCCGCGCTGAACGACTACCAGGAAGTGCCGGCGAGCGAGGAAGCCCTCGCGATCCTGATGCGGTCGTACGAAGCGCTGGGCATGACCCAGCTGCGCGACGATTCGCGCCGCGTGCTCGAGAAGACCTATCCGCAGAGCGTCTACCTCACCGGCGGTGAGAAGCCGACGGAGAAGTCGGCCTGGTGGAAGTTCTGGTGA
- a CDS encoding RluA family pseudouridine synthase: protein MEEPADDEADTAAAGESRELVVQAAQHGERLDRVLAQLVPEFSRSYLQQLVDDGAVAIDGRAASRSAHRVRAGSVLTVELRPTPQSQSFRPEDIPLQVVHEDEHLLVVDKPAGLVVHPAPGNWSGTLLNALLGRDATAAQLPRAGIVHRLDKDTSGLMVVARTRATMDALVRAIAAREVTRQYLALAHRAWSGPAQRHVEAPIGRDPRNRLRMAVVDPALSPGKPAATTFDLLDTNEQGCLVRASLHTGRTHQIRVHMAHVGHPLLGDVLYGGRCEAGLQRQALHAFRLAFRHPVTGALLDLRSALPPDLSSALAAWGLRYNQDPAPAPAGALSATPAPAPGHPTVGAPPGARSRKTARR, encoded by the coding sequence GTGGAGGAACCCGCGGACGACGAGGCGGACACCGCCGCGGCGGGCGAGTCGCGCGAGCTGGTCGTCCAGGCGGCGCAGCACGGCGAGCGGCTGGACCGCGTGCTCGCGCAGCTGGTGCCCGAGTTTTCGCGCAGCTACCTGCAGCAGCTGGTGGACGACGGCGCCGTGGCCATCGACGGCCGTGCCGCGAGCCGTTCCGCGCACCGCGTGCGCGCGGGCAGCGTGCTCACGGTCGAATTGCGGCCGACGCCCCAGAGCCAGTCGTTCCGTCCCGAGGACATCCCGCTGCAGGTGGTGCACGAGGACGAGCACCTGCTGGTCGTCGACAAGCCGGCCGGCCTGGTCGTGCATCCCGCGCCGGGCAACTGGAGCGGCACGCTGCTCAATGCGCTGCTCGGGCGCGATGCGACGGCGGCGCAGTTGCCACGCGCGGGCATCGTGCACCGCCTGGACAAGGACACGAGCGGGCTGATGGTCGTCGCGCGCACGCGGGCCACCATGGACGCCCTGGTGCGGGCGATCGCCGCGCGCGAGGTCACGCGCCAATACCTGGCGCTCGCCCACCGCGCGTGGTCCGGGCCGGCGCAGCGCCATGTGGAGGCGCCGATCGGCCGCGACCCGCGCAACCGCCTGCGCATGGCGGTCGTCGATCCCGCGCTGTCGCCCGGCAAGCCGGCGGCCACGACCTTCGACCTGCTGGACACCAACGAGCAGGGCTGCCTGGTGCGCGCGAGCCTGCACACCGGGCGCACGCACCAGATCCGCGTGCACATGGCCCATGTCGGGCATCCGCTGCTGGGCGACGTGCTCTATGGCGGCCGGTGCGAGGCCGGCCTGCAGCGGCAGGCCCTGCACGCGTTCCGGCTGGCCTTCCGGCACCCCGTGACCGGCGCGCTGCTCGACCTGCGGTCGGCCCTGCCGCCGGACCTGTCCTCGGCCTTGGCCGCCTGGGGGCTGCGTTACAATCAGGACCCAGCGCCGGCACCTGCCGGCGCGCTCTCCGCGACACCGGCGCCCGCCCCGGGCCACCCCACGGTTGGAGCGCCGCCCGGCGCCCGTTCCAGGAAGACCGCAAGACGATGA
- the scpB gene encoding SMC-Scp complex subunit ScpB, producing MMTADAKRVLETALICSPQPLQVRELRVLFNDELGADTIKSLLDDLQDDWAQRGVELVCVATGWRFQSRPEMREYLDRLHPEKPPKYTRAALETLAIIAYRQPVTRGDMEDIRGVTINTQILKQLEDRGWVEVIGHREAPGRPGLYATTKQFLDDLGLASLDQLPALESPSQQAAIFAGLAEGDGDAVQPPLGIEGATDPEPPQAVEASDAGATDEAADGPQQDDGGGPAPALT from the coding sequence ATGATGACCGCGGATGCCAAGCGCGTCCTCGAAACCGCGTTGATCTGCTCGCCGCAGCCTTTGCAGGTGCGTGAACTGCGGGTGCTGTTCAACGACGAACTCGGCGCCGACACGATCAAGTCGCTGCTGGACGACCTGCAGGACGACTGGGCGCAGCGCGGCGTGGAGCTGGTGTGCGTCGCGACCGGCTGGCGTTTCCAGAGCCGCCCCGAGATGCGCGAGTACCTCGATCGCCTGCACCCCGAGAAGCCGCCGAAGTACACGCGCGCCGCGCTCGAGACGCTGGCCATCATCGCGTACCGGCAGCCCGTGACGCGCGGCGACATGGAAGACATCCGCGGCGTGACCATCAATACGCAGATCCTCAAGCAGCTCGAGGACCGGGGCTGGGTCGAAGTGATCGGCCATCGCGAAGCGCCCGGCCGCCCCGGCCTGTACGCCACCACCAAGCAGTTCCTCGACGACCTGGGCCTCGCGTCGCTCGACCAGCTGCCCGCGCTGGAATCGCCTTCGCAGCAGGCGGCCATCTTCGCCGGCCTGGCCGAAGGCGACGGCGACGCCGTGCAGCCGCCGCTGGGGATCGAAGGCGCGACCGACCCCGAGCCGCCGCAGGCGGTCGAAGCTTCCGACGCCGGCGCCACCGACGAAGCCGCCGACGGCCCGCAACAAGACGACGGCGGCGGTCCCGCGCCGGCCCTCACCTGA
- a CDS encoding pseudouridine synthase codes for MNANELHPPHPEPAGDDPKDKPAVAAPQPAPAPERAGQPQDDGDEREDDEDFDGDDEDDDDDDRPRRAQGPAAPPAEPIRFEDVVSGRFDAEEQSPEVTLAKRVLAPQADTPKLHKVLAQAGLGSRLEMEQLIMEGRISVNNEPAHVGQRIQWGDQIKVNGKPIRVRIAPPPARVIAYHKPTGEVVTHEDPQNRPTVFRKLPRLPQGKWQSVGRLDLNTEGLLLFTNSGELANRLMHPRFGLEREYAVRVLGALSNEEKQRLLDGVQLEDGKAQFGTIEDGGGEGANAWYRVTISEGRNREVRRLMESLGHAVSRLIRIRYGAVVLPRGLKRGAFVELDERDIRDLTQAAGLHAGEREHGGDGGGKSRNRRRGGGGGGPRPDGSRGPQQGNKGQGGQQRRSKGTGGGGGGGGSRDGGGQPDPMKTSFGYIGADSFMRQRQGGGGNAGGGGGQRRGGPRRGGGGGGGGGGGGGGGGRGGR; via the coding sequence ATGAACGCCAACGAGCTCCACCCGCCGCATCCCGAGCCCGCCGGCGACGATCCCAAGGACAAGCCCGCCGTCGCCGCTCCCCAGCCTGCGCCTGCGCCCGAGCGCGCGGGGCAGCCGCAGGACGACGGCGACGAGCGCGAGGACGACGAGGATTTCGACGGCGATGACGAGGACGACGACGACGACGATCGTCCGCGCCGCGCGCAGGGTCCCGCTGCGCCGCCGGCGGAACCGATCCGCTTCGAGGACGTCGTGTCCGGCCGCTTCGACGCCGAGGAGCAGAGCCCCGAGGTCACGCTGGCCAAGCGCGTGCTGGCGCCGCAGGCCGATACTCCCAAGCTGCACAAGGTGCTCGCCCAGGCCGGCCTCGGCTCGCGCCTGGAGATGGAGCAGCTGATCATGGAAGGGCGGATCTCGGTCAACAACGAGCCCGCCCACGTCGGCCAGCGCATCCAGTGGGGCGACCAGATCAAGGTCAACGGCAAGCCGATCAGGGTGCGCATCGCGCCGCCGCCGGCGCGCGTCATCGCGTACCACAAGCCCACGGGGGAGGTCGTCACGCACGAGGACCCGCAGAACCGGCCGACCGTGTTTCGCAAGCTGCCGCGCCTGCCGCAGGGCAAGTGGCAGTCCGTGGGGCGCCTGGACCTCAACACCGAAGGCCTGCTGCTGTTCACCAACAGCGGCGAGCTCGCCAACCGCCTCATGCATCCGCGCTTCGGCCTGGAGCGCGAGTACGCCGTGCGCGTGCTGGGCGCGCTGTCCAACGAGGAGAAGCAGCGGCTGCTGGACGGTGTCCAGCTGGAAGACGGCAAGGCGCAGTTCGGCACCATCGAGGATGGCGGCGGCGAGGGTGCCAACGCGTGGTACCGCGTCACCATCTCCGAGGGCCGCAACCGCGAGGTGCGCCGCCTGATGGAATCGCTGGGCCATGCGGTCAGCCGCCTGATCCGCATCCGCTACGGCGCGGTGGTGCTGCCGCGCGGCCTCAAGCGCGGCGCGTTCGTCGAGCTGGACGAGCGCGACATCCGTGACCTCACGCAGGCGGCCGGGCTGCATGCGGGCGAGCGCGAACACGGCGGTGACGGCGGCGGCAAGTCGCGCAACCGCCGTCGCGGTGGCGGTGGCGGCGGGCCGCGTCCCGACGGTTCCCGCGGTCCCCAGCAGGGGAACAAGGGGCAGGGCGGCCAGCAGCGCCGCTCCAAGGGGACTGGCGGCGGTGGCGGTGGCGGTGGAAGCCGCGACGGCGGCGGCCAGCCCGATCCGATGAAGACGTCGTTCGGCTACATCGGCGCCGACAGCTTCATGCGCCAGCGCCAGGGCGGTGGCGGCAACGCCGGCGGCGGCGGCGGGCAGCGTCGTGGCGGCCCGCGCCGCGGTGGCGGTGGCGGTGGCGGTGGCGGTGGCGGTGGCGGTGGCGGTGGTCGCGGCGGCCGCTGA
- the ndk gene encoding nucleoside-diphosphate kinase has protein sequence MAIERTLSIIKPDAVAKNVIGQIYARFEGAGLKVIAAKMAHLSRQEAEQFYAVHKARPFFKDLVDFMISGPVMIQVLEGEGAIAKNRELMGATDPKKAEKGTIRADFADSIDANAVHGSDAPETAAVEVSFFFPGMNVYSR, from the coding sequence ATGGCGATCGAACGCACCCTCTCCATCATCAAGCCCGACGCGGTGGCCAAGAACGTGATCGGCCAGATCTACGCGCGCTTCGAGGGCGCGGGCCTCAAGGTCATCGCCGCCAAGATGGCCCACCTGTCGCGCCAGGAGGCCGAGCAGTTCTACGCCGTGCACAAGGCCCGCCCGTTCTTCAAGGACCTGGTGGATTTCATGATCTCCGGCCCGGTGATGATCCAGGTGCTCGAGGGTGAAGGCGCGATCGCCAAGAACCGCGAGCTGATGGGCGCCACCGACCCGAAGAAGGCCGAGAAGGGCACCATCCGCGCCGACTTCGCCGACAGCATCGACGCCAACGCCGTGCACGGCTCCGACGCTCCCGAGACGGCCGCCGTCGAGGTTTCGTTCTTCTTCCCCGGGATGAACGTCTACTCGCGCTGA
- the rlmN gene encoding 23S rRNA (adenine(2503)-C(2))-methyltransferase RlmN has protein sequence MTTANLLEFDLDGLAAFCATLGEKRFRAVQLFRWIHQRGESDFDRMTDLAKSLREKLKAQAHVTALPVITQHESADGTIKWLFDVRDGNAVEAVFIPEDDRGTLCVSSQAGCAVGCRFCSTGHQGFSRNLTTGEILAQLWFAEHFLRKHLKTDERVISNVVMMGMGEPLQNYSALVPALRAMLDDHGYGLSRRRVTVSTSGVVPMIDRLSQDCPVALAVSLHAPNDPLRDNLVPLNRKYPLADLLAACNRYLQHAPRDFITFEYCMLDGVNDTPEHARELVALVRGHGTSCKFNLIPFNPFPQSGLTRSPNTRVVAFARILNDAGIVTTVRKTRGDDIDAACGQLAGDVKDRTRVGERIAQQRTVMLRQVPAAAAAKEG, from the coding sequence ATGACGACGGCCAACCTCCTCGAATTCGACCTCGACGGGCTGGCCGCGTTCTGCGCAACGCTGGGCGAGAAGCGGTTCCGCGCCGTCCAGCTGTTCCGGTGGATCCACCAGCGCGGTGAATCCGATTTCGACCGGATGACGGACCTCGCGAAGTCGCTTCGCGAAAAGCTGAAGGCGCAGGCGCACGTCACCGCGCTGCCCGTCATCACCCAGCACGAATCCGCCGACGGCACCATCAAGTGGCTGTTCGACGTGCGCGACGGCAATGCCGTCGAGGCGGTCTTCATTCCCGAGGACGACCGCGGCACGCTGTGCGTGTCCTCGCAGGCCGGCTGCGCCGTCGGCTGCCGCTTCTGCTCCACCGGCCACCAGGGCTTCTCGCGCAACCTCACCACCGGCGAGATCCTCGCCCAGCTGTGGTTCGCCGAGCACTTCCTGCGCAAGCACCTGAAGACGGACGAGCGCGTCATCTCGAACGTCGTGATGATGGGGATGGGCGAGCCGCTGCAGAACTACTCGGCGCTCGTGCCCGCGCTGCGCGCGATGCTCGACGACCATGGTTACGGCCTGTCGCGGCGCCGCGTGACGGTCTCCACGTCCGGCGTCGTGCCGATGATCGACCGGCTGTCGCAGGACTGCCCGGTGGCGCTGGCCGTGTCGCTGCACGCGCCGAACGATCCGCTGCGCGACAACCTCGTGCCGCTCAATCGCAAGTACCCGCTGGCCGACCTGCTGGCGGCATGCAACCGCTACCTGCAGCATGCGCCGCGCGACTTCATCACGTTCGAGTACTGCATGCTCGATGGCGTCAACGACACGCCGGAGCACGCGCGCGAGCTGGTCGCGCTGGTGCGCGGGCACGGCACCAGCTGCAAGTTCAACCTCATTCCATTCAACCCGTTCCCGCAATCGGGCCTGACGCGCTCGCCCAACACACGCGTGGTCGCGTTCGCGAGGATCCTCAACGATGCTGGTATCGTCACCACCGTGCGCAAGACGCGGGGCGACGACATCGACGCCGCGTGCGGGCAGCTGGCGGGAGACGTCAAGGACCGCACGCGAGTCGGCGAGCGCATCGCCCAGCAGCGCACCGTGATGCTCAG